A single Epinephelus lanceolatus isolate andai-2023 chromosome 22, ASM4190304v1, whole genome shotgun sequence DNA region contains:
- the LOC117245739 gene encoding butyrophilin subfamily 2 member A1-like yields the protein MHHPLIQLSDGLAHSGCRTLLYTMIVFLVLLQSGDGQHQVVGPSQPIRATIGDDIILPCHLEPAKDASDMKLEWARPDLNPRFIHVRANRQEYVIHKQPSYKGRTSVSNDKLKHGDVSLTLSKVKVSDEGLYRCLIPSLNQAAFIQLIVGAVSSPVISLENRSSRRVVLQCESAGWYPEPEVLWLDGEGKLHSAGPTETVRGPDDLYTVSSRVTVEKRHSNSFTCRVQQRNINQTRETHIQVPVLSMYVKCVMAPGLVCVCLSGVLTVLGWRPRLIVVRQYLNERTQRTDNHETAGTENQTAPLQQELQAQLLICDFGSKAGHTPLSSSGAVSTPIIEIRSYYNGSVVLQCESAGWYPEPEVLWLDGEGKLLSAGPTETVRGPDDLYTVSSRVTVEKRHSNSFTCRVQQRNINQTTETHIQVPDDYFMDLLSSSWIWSNTLAIIAVVLSVIFILLCQWR from the exons ATGCATCATCCACTCATCCAGCTCAGTGATGGACTGGCTCACAGTGGTTGCCGAACGCTTTTATACACCATGATCGTCTTCCTTGTCCTTCTACAGTCCGGTGACG GTCAGCATCAGGTGGTTGGTCCATCTCAGCCAATACGGGCAACAATtggtgatgacatcattttgccATGCCACTTGGAGCCTGCCAAGGATGCTTCTGACATGAAGTTGGAGTGGGCGAGACCTGACTTGAACCCTAGGTTTATACATGTGAGGGCAAACCGTCAAGAATACGTAATTCACAAACAGCCATCATACAAAGGAAGAACATCGGTGTCCAACGACAAACTGAAGCATGGAGACGTTTCACTGACACTCTCCAAAGTGAAAGTCTCTGATGAAGGATTGTACAGATGCCTCATTCCCTCACTGAATCAAGCAGCTTTTATTCAACTTATTGTTG gTGCCGTCTCCTCACCTGTAATCAGTTTAGAGAACAGATCCAGCAGGAGAGTGGTGTTACAGTGTGAGTCTGCAGGCTGGTATCCAGAGCCTGAGGTGTTGTGGCTGGACGGTGAGGGAAAGCTCCACTCTGCTggacctacagagacagtcagaggtcCTGATGACCTCTATactgtcagcagcagagtgactgtggagaagagacacagcaacagcttcaCCTGTAGAGTCCAGCAGAGGAACATCAACCAGACCAGAGAGACACACATCCAGGTTCCAG TCCTCTCTATGTATGTGAAGTGTGTCATGGCTCCTGGCTtggtctgtgtctgtctttccGGTGTCCTCACAGTACTTGGATGGAGACCAAG GTTGATAGTGGTTCGTCAATATTTAAATGAGAGGACTCAGAGGACTGACAACCATGAAACAGCAGGAACAGAAAACCAAACGGCTCCACTGCAGCAAGAACTTCAGGCACAGT TGCTGATCTGCGACTTTGGAAGCAAAGCAG GACATACTCCTCTCTCATCATCAGGTGCTGTCTCCACGCCCATCATAGAGATCAGATCATATTACAATGGAAGTGTGGTGTTACAGTGTGAGTCTGCAGGCTGGTATCCAGAGCCTGAGGTGTTGTGGCTGGACGGTGAGGGAAAGCTCCTCTCTGCTggacctacagagacagtcagaggtcCTGATGACCTCTATactgtcagcagcagagtgactgtggagaagagacacagcaacagcttcaCCTGTAGAGTCCAACAGAGGAACATCAAccagaccacagagacacacatccaGGTTCCAG ATGATTACTTCATGGACCTGCTCTCTTCTAGCTGGATTTGGAGCAACACACTTGCTATTATTGCTGTCGTACTGTCAGTTATTTTCATACTATTATGTCAGTGGAGATAG